The following are from one region of the Halomonas qaidamensis genome:
- the csx16 gene encoding CRISPR-associated protein Csx16, whose translation MACHFVSRHPGAIEWLARQQIKVDHYHHHLDITAVAAGDRVIGTLPVQLVADVCERHAEYWHLSIEMPPALRGHELDADQLECLGAKLCPFVVHKR comes from the coding sequence ATGGCCTGTCACTTCGTCAGCCGCCACCCCGGTGCCATAGAATGGCTGGCTAGGCAGCAGATCAAGGTAGATCATTATCATCACCATTTAGACATCACTGCAGTGGCGGCAGGCGACCGTGTCATCGGTACTTTGCCTGTCCAGCTTGTCGCTGACGTGTGCGAACGCCACGCCGAATACTGGCACCTGAGCATCGAGATGCCGCCAGCGCTACGTGGCCACGAGCTTGATGCTGACCAGTTGGAATGCTTGGGTGCCAAGCTGTGCCCGTTCGTG
- the cas6 gene encoding CRISPR system precrRNA processing endoribonuclease RAMP protein Cas6, producing MTLLLVAHEQAPSVWQSVWQASVGGRLGSALPRLVAHRPELTVPPTTEGILLHSHSLTRQRWARHSNRQQKAMRLDGVTGELTLHGRLEAWWPWLWLGQYTHVGKNTSFGVGQHHLSVLD from the coding sequence ATGACACTGCTCTTGGTTGCGCATGAACAAGCGCCTTCCGTATGGCAAAGCGTTTGGCAAGCGAGTGTGGGAGGAAGGTTAGGGTCAGCCCTGCCACGTCTTGTAGCGCATAGGCCTGAGCTGACCGTGCCGCCTACTACTGAAGGTATCCTGCTTCACTCTCACTCGTTAACACGTCAACGTTGGGCGCGACATTCAAATCGCCAGCAGAAAGCCATGCGGCTTGATGGGGTAACCGGGGAGCTAACGCTTCACGGCAGGCTAGAGGCGTGGTGGCCATGGCTTTGGCTGGGTCAGTACACGCACGTGGGTAAAAACACTAGCTTTGGTGTGGGGCAACATCATCTTTCGGTGCTTGATTGA
- a CDS encoding DUF4433 domain-containing protein produces MPVGQQAINAVTELEALAQRYGIPSLWHITSRENVAAIVSNGLMSRHRVLQRQVPLVDISEATVQDHRVAKGTRNGLTLHDHVPLYFRARNPMLFCRRNRNASLCLLEIDTRVCLLGGVVFSDGNAASGSTQFYDHFSDLRFLDWQALDAVYWSNVPDGKRKRCAEVLVPHHVPASLVHRVHTATAETCGWLRLQGIDAVHSPTLFF; encoded by the coding sequence ATGCCGGTAGGTCAACAAGCCATTAACGCTGTCACCGAATTAGAAGCGCTAGCGCAACGCTATGGTATTCCCTCGTTATGGCATATCACCAGCCGCGAAAATGTAGCGGCTATTGTGAGCAACGGCTTGATGAGCCGCCACCGCGTACTGCAAAGGCAGGTGCCATTGGTGGATATTTCTGAAGCAACGGTACAAGACCACCGAGTGGCGAAAGGTACCCGCAACGGATTAACCCTGCACGATCACGTGCCGTTGTATTTTCGCGCTCGCAACCCAATGCTGTTTTGCCGACGTAACCGTAATGCCTCGCTCTGCTTGCTGGAAATAGATACGCGTGTCTGTTTGTTGGGTGGCGTGGTGTTCAGCGATGGGAATGCAGCCTCTGGGAGTACGCAGTTTTACGACCACTTTTCGGATCTGCGCTTTCTCGATTGGCAAGCGCTCGATGCGGTTTACTGGAGCAATGTGCCCGATGGCAAGCGCAAGCGTTGTGCCGAAGTGTTGGTGCCCCACCATGTGCCGGCGAGCTTGGTGCACCGCGTGCATACGGCCACTGCGGAAACGTGCGGTTGGCTTCGGTTGCAGGGTATTGACGCAGTTCATTCACCCACGCTGTTTTTTTGA
- a CDS encoding macro domain-containing protein translates to MGFRVIEGNIFTTEQQTLVNTVNCVGVMGAGIALEFRLRYPDMYRRYVEICKKGQLDIGKLWLVRTPGRWVLNFPTKKHWRYPSKEAYLRQGLEKLAASYAQKGIYSIAMPLLGADRGGIDPEVSLALIREYLGVGCDDLDVAVYRYDPAAKDDLFETFKIRLLSDSSEKIISASGLKASALDKLRNALEQESICQLNQMLQVKGIGLVTLEKAFHYVQSPTADAPDLFMSGFSSAP, encoded by the coding sequence ATGGGGTTTCGTGTCATTGAGGGCAATATTTTCACTACCGAGCAGCAAACGTTGGTGAATACGGTGAATTGTGTGGGTGTGATGGGAGCAGGAATCGCACTGGAATTCCGGCTGCGTTATCCAGACATGTATCGCCGCTATGTCGAGATATGTAAAAAAGGCCAGCTCGATATCGGAAAGCTATGGCTGGTTAGGACACCTGGACGCTGGGTGCTCAATTTTCCCACGAAAAAGCATTGGCGCTACCCCTCTAAAGAGGCTTACTTGCGCCAAGGGCTAGAGAAACTGGCAGCTAGCTACGCACAGAAGGGAATTTATTCTATTGCTATGCCGCTGCTAGGGGCTGACCGGGGGGGCATCGACCCAGAGGTAAGTTTGGCGCTGATTCGTGAGTATCTCGGCGTAGGGTGTGACGACCTAGATGTTGCTGTGTATCGCTACGACCCAGCCGCAAAAGATGACCTGTTTGAAACGTTCAAAATACGGTTGTTGAGTGACTCTAGCGAAAAAATTATCAGTGCCAGCGGCTTAAAAGCCTCGGCATTAGATAAGCTGCGCAATGCTCTTGAGCAAGAGAGTATTTGTCAGTTGAATCAAATGCTACAGGTGAAAGGGATTGGCTTAGTCACCTTGGAAAAGGCATTTCATTATGTGCAGTCGCCCACTGCTGATGCGCCAGATCTGTTTATGTCAGGCTTCTCAAGCGCTCCCTAA